The Marinilongibacter aquaticus genome has a window encoding:
- a CDS encoding RagB/SusD family nutrient uptake outer membrane protein codes for MRLNNSYKKISVWALAFLAMSCTNDFLNVSPQGQQPSEDFWVDGNDASKAVNALYANLHSWNNIAFAPIALESMGSDEAEKGSSPSDATFMNQYDQFTITSTEGQLNGFWQGMYQTINLANQVLGNVPGIDMEAGLKDRFLAEAKFLRAYCYFRLVRAFGDVPLRLTLPQSVDEYNLPRAPKEEVYAAIEKDLSEAAAVLPQTYAASDLGRITKGAALALHAKVSMYQKKWGEVKSYTEQVMGLGYSLFPDFESLFRVENENCSESVFEIQCKRIDNNKGASNSQYSQVQGVRGVPEGGWGFNVPTQELADAFEAGDPRRDATIIFRGETTPEGDAIPETGDNPMYNQKSYVPFSQHVSGYTQGSDQNIRVIRYAEVLLMNAEANMELGNAQAALEPLNQVRARARGNESGILPDVTTSDIAELRKAIYHERRVELAMEFDRYFDVVRQGRGPEVFGKKGFTAGKNELWPIPQNEIDLSGGILTQNVGY; via the coding sequence ATGAGATTGAATAATTCATACAAAAAAATAAGTGTTTGGGCTTTGGCTTTTCTAGCGATGAGCTGTACAAACGACTTTTTAAACGTAAGTCCGCAAGGGCAGCAGCCCAGCGAAGATTTTTGGGTCGATGGCAACGATGCGAGCAAGGCAGTCAATGCCCTTTATGCCAATTTGCATTCATGGAACAACATTGCTTTTGCTCCGATCGCATTGGAAAGTATGGGTTCGGATGAAGCCGAAAAAGGAAGCAGTCCCAGTGATGCCACTTTCATGAATCAATACGATCAATTTACCATTACTTCTACCGAAGGGCAATTGAACGGCTTCTGGCAGGGAATGTACCAGACCATCAATCTGGCCAATCAGGTTTTGGGCAATGTGCCCGGCATTGATATGGAAGCGGGCCTGAAAGATCGCTTTTTGGCCGAAGCCAAGTTCTTGCGAGCCTATTGTTATTTTCGATTGGTACGTGCCTTTGGGGATGTGCCCCTTCGTTTGACTTTGCCACAGAGTGTAGATGAGTACAATTTGCCGCGTGCTCCGAAAGAAGAGGTCTATGCGGCTATTGAAAAGGATTTGAGCGAAGCGGCGGCCGTATTGCCGCAAACTTATGCGGCCAGCGATTTGGGAAGAATAACCAAAGGAGCGGCCTTGGCTTTGCACGCAAAAGTATCCATGTATCAGAAAAAATGGGGCGAAGTGAAATCTTATACAGAGCAGGTGATGGGTTTGGGCTACAGTTTGTTTCCGGATTTTGAATCTCTTTTCAGAGTGGAAAATGAGAATTGCAGTGAATCTGTTTTTGAAATCCAGTGCAAAAGAATTGACAACAACAAGGGTGCTTCGAACTCCCAATATTCACAAGTACAAGGTGTACGTGGTGTGCCCGAAGGCGGTTGGGGTTTCAATGTGCCGACGCAAGAATTGGCCGATGCCTTCGAAGCGGGCGATCCACGTCGTGATGCCACGATTATTTTCAGGGGAGAAACCACTCCTGAAGGTGATGCGATACCCGAAACAGGGGATAATCCCATGTACAATCAGAAATCGTATGTGCCGTTCAGTCAGCATGTTTCTGGATATACGCAGGGCAGCGATCAGAATATTCGTGTGATTCGCTATGCCGAAGTGCTTCTTATGAACGCCGAGGCCAATATGGAATTGGGCAATGCACAGGCAGCTTTGGAGCCGCTCAATCAAGTACGGGCCCGAGCCAGAGGAAATGAATCGGGAATATTGCCTGATGTGACAACAAGCGATATTGCAGAATTGCGTAAGGCGATCTATCACGAACGTCGTGTAGAATTGGCTATGGAATTTGACCGCTATTTCGATGTGGTGCGTCAAGGGCGTGGCCCAGAAGTGTTTGGTAAAAAGGGCTTTACGGCAGGCAAAAATGAGCTTTGGCCAATCCCTCAAAATGAAATCGACCTAAGTGGAGGAATACTCACACAAAATGTAGGATACTAA
- a CDS encoding glucoamylase family protein: MSRKTKILALWALAFLGACTKPNQNREFETSKGYNVDMTDEQMLDFVQKQTFQYFWDGAEPNSGLARERYHADNIYPQNDASTVTSGGSGFGLMTLLVGIERGYISREEGVARFEKILNFLETADRFHGAWPHWWYGETGKVKPFSKNDDGGDLVETSFMAQGLLCAREYFKEGSDEEQKLAARMDKLWREIEFNWYTNEGESLFWHWSPDKGWAMNFQVHGYNECLIMYVLAAASPTYSIDKSVYDAGWAEHGRIMDVHEAFNGMTLQARHQSNPQNGGPLFWAHYSFLGLNPTGLKDEYVDYGTECVNQAKINHDWCTKNPHAYKGYSSSSWGLTSSYSMKGYAGHAPSMERDLGVIAPTAAVSSIVYTPEESLAAMRNWLANKPALWGKYGFYDAFSESADWMLPRYLAIDQGPMVPMIENYRSGMLWKLFMQAPEVQKGLKKLGFTSPYIE, translated from the coding sequence ATGAGCAGGAAAACTAAAATTTTAGCCCTTTGGGCTTTGGCCTTTTTGGGGGCTTGTACAAAGCCGAATCAAAACAGGGAATTCGAAACCAGCAAGGGATACAATGTAGACATGACGGATGAGCAAATGCTCGATTTCGTACAGAAGCAAACCTTTCAATATTTTTGGGATGGAGCCGAACCAAACAGCGGTTTGGCCAGAGAACGTTATCATGCCGACAATATTTATCCGCAAAACGACGCCTCAACGGTTACTTCGGGAGGTTCTGGTTTTGGCCTAATGACCCTATTGGTGGGCATAGAACGAGGCTACATCAGCAGAGAAGAGGGCGTCGCCCGGTTCGAGAAAATCCTGAATTTCTTGGAAACCGCCGATCGCTTTCACGGGGCTTGGCCGCATTGGTGGTACGGAGAAACTGGAAAAGTGAAACCTTTCAGTAAAAATGACGACGGAGGCGATTTGGTTGAAACCAGCTTTATGGCTCAAGGTTTACTTTGTGCACGCGAATATTTCAAAGAGGGCAGTGACGAAGAACAAAAACTGGCCGCCAGAATGGATAAGTTGTGGAGAGAAATTGAATTCAATTGGTATACAAACGAGGGCGAATCACTTTTTTGGCATTGGAGTCCAGATAAGGGTTGGGCGATGAACTTTCAGGTACACGGCTACAATGAATGCTTGATTATGTACGTGTTGGCGGCTGCTTCGCCGACTTACAGTATAGACAAGTCTGTATACGACGCGGGTTGGGCAGAGCACGGCAGAATTATGGATGTGCACGAGGCTTTCAACGGAATGACCTTGCAAGCCAGGCACCAAAGCAATCCGCAGAATGGCGGGCCACTTTTCTGGGCCCATTATTCCTTTCTAGGCTTGAATCCTACAGGCTTGAAAGACGAATATGTAGATTACGGCACAGAGTGTGTGAATCAGGCAAAAATCAATCACGATTGGTGCACAAAAAATCCGCACGCTTACAAAGGCTATTCCAGCAGCAGTTGGGGCTTGACTTCTTCGTATTCCATGAAAGGCTATGCGGGGCATGCTCCCAGTATGGAAAGAGACTTGGGGGTAATTGCTCCAACGGCGGCGGTTTCTTCCATTGTGTATACACCGGAAGAATCTCTGGCGGCTATGCGAAACTGGTTGGCCAACAAACCCGCACTTTGGGGCAAATACGGCTTTTATGATGCATTCAGTGAAAGTGCGGATTGGATGCTTCCACGTTATTTGGCGATAGATCAAGGGCCGATGGTACCGATGATCGAAAATTACCGCAGCGGGATGCTTTGGAAACTTTTCATGCAGGCTCCAGAAGTACAAAAAGGGTTAAAAAAACTAGGCTTTACATCGCCTTATATTGAGTGA
- a CDS encoding ThuA domain-containing protein translates to MNRKHIIVAFMLSALCAGGVNAQGSLKPFDVTDAWLKKMETTAPSKPSVPVQTKKKVLLFSLFTGFNHWVVPHTAEVVKIISKKSGAFEVTESKDIKDFSKESLSQYDVLVLDNNCSKGDHRDLFRDVLEQDKSLTEEEILTQAAEMENNLLAYVASGGGLVVLHGGIVMQNSSARFGEMVGGSFDYHPKQQQIDVKLVDAKHPLVAAFNGQGFSHIDEPYVFKNAYFDYNFHPLLYMETASIEGFRKGAMEGVKYVSWIKPYGKGRVFYSSPSHNAQSYDNPALLQFILDGMQYASGDLKCDDSPMKR, encoded by the coding sequence ATGAATAGGAAACACATAATTGTGGCTTTCATGCTTTCGGCTCTGTGTGCTGGCGGCGTAAATGCCCAAGGATCGCTCAAACCTTTTGACGTAACCGACGCTTGGTTGAAAAAAATGGAGACTACGGCTCCTTCTAAACCTTCTGTGCCGGTTCAAACAAAGAAAAAGGTGCTTCTTTTTAGCTTGTTTACGGGTTTCAACCATTGGGTGGTTCCGCATACGGCAGAAGTGGTGAAAATCATCAGCAAAAAGTCGGGAGCTTTTGAAGTCACCGAATCAAAAGATATCAAAGATTTTAGCAAAGAAAGCTTGAGCCAATATGATGTGCTCGTGTTGGACAACAATTGTTCGAAAGGCGATCACCGCGACCTTTTCCGCGATGTGCTCGAGCAAGATAAATCCCTTACAGAGGAGGAAATCTTGACCCAAGCCGCGGAAATGGAAAACAATTTGCTTGCTTATGTAGCCAGTGGCGGTGGTTTGGTTGTGCTGCACGGTGGAATTGTCATGCAGAACAGCTCGGCTCGTTTTGGTGAAATGGTAGGAGGAAGTTTCGATTACCATCCTAAACAACAGCAAATAGATGTGAAATTGGTAGACGCCAAGCACCCTTTGGTTGCTGCGTTTAATGGTCAAGGTTTTTCACATATCGACGAACCTTATGTCTTTAAAAATGCATATTTCGATTACAATTTTCACCCTTTGTTGTACATGGAAACGGCCTCGATCGAGGGTTTCAGAAAAGGAGCAATGGAAGGCGTGAAATATGTTTCGTGGATTAAACCTTATGGCAAAGGCCGAGTTTTTTACAGTTCGCCTTCGCACAATGCTCAAAGCTACGATAACCCTGCTTTGTTGCAATTTATACTCGATGGCATGCAGTACGCTTCAGGCGATCTGAAATGCGACGATTCGCCAATGAAACGCTAA
- a CDS encoding sulfatase: MKPFLKYLLLFVLFCAETQAQSSRPNIIMFMVDDMGWQDTSVPFWEKLTQNNGKYKTPNMARLAAKGVKFTQAYATPVCTPTRVSLISGMNALRHGVTNWTSPENGENSDGLDEELELDAWNMAGCSPIAGIPNTVHITPFPQILKDQGYFTVHAGKAHWGALGTPAANPTNLGFVVNVGGAATGHPQSYHGEDNYGNKAPRYSTHAVPDLEAYFGSTTFLSEAITNDALKALDYPIAQNLPFFLYLSHYAVHTPIMADSSLVQKYLDKGFAPVEANYASLVEGMDKSLGQVLDFLEDKKIDDETIILFMSDNGGLGNEHPAGKKANHDNAPLKSGKGSVNEGGIREPMMAFWPGVTQAGTVCTQPIIIEDFFPTILEMAGIKEFNTVQQTDGQSFVPFLKNRNQQTSRELVWYYPHNWGANGPGIDYFAALRKDDYKLIWDIKAQKLSLFDLSKDIEESQDLSAKMPEKTRELAERMQALLDERKAPVLHYKVSKKPVRVPF; the protein is encoded by the coding sequence ATGAAACCCTTTTTGAAATACCTCCTTCTCTTTGTGCTTTTTTGTGCCGAAACGCAGGCTCAATCCTCGCGGCCAAATATCATTATGTTCATGGTCGATGATATGGGCTGGCAGGATACCTCGGTTCCGTTTTGGGAAAAGTTGACTCAAAACAACGGGAAGTACAAAACACCGAATATGGCCAGATTGGCCGCGAAAGGTGTGAAATTCACCCAAGCTTATGCCACGCCAGTGTGTACGCCTACGCGGGTGAGCTTGATTTCTGGAATGAACGCCCTCCGCCACGGCGTAACCAATTGGACAAGTCCGGAAAACGGAGAGAATAGCGACGGTTTGGATGAAGAGCTCGAACTGGATGCATGGAATATGGCCGGCTGCTCGCCCATAGCCGGCATACCGAATACTGTACACATTACTCCTTTTCCGCAAATTTTGAAAGACCAGGGGTATTTTACCGTGCATGCCGGAAAGGCCCACTGGGGGGCTTTGGGAACGCCCGCGGCCAATCCCACGAATTTGGGTTTTGTGGTGAATGTGGGCGGTGCGGCTACGGGACATCCGCAATCGTATCATGGTGAAGACAATTACGGAAACAAGGCTCCTCGATATTCTACACATGCCGTGCCCGATTTGGAAGCCTATTTCGGTTCGACGACCTTTTTGAGCGAAGCCATCACCAACGATGCCCTCAAAGCATTGGATTACCCCATTGCTCAAAACCTGCCCTTTTTTCTTTATCTGTCGCATTATGCGGTGCATACGCCCATTATGGCCGATTCGTCTTTGGTGCAGAAATATTTGGATAAAGGTTTTGCTCCAGTAGAGGCCAATTATGCTTCCTTGGTCGAAGGAATGGACAAAAGTCTTGGGCAGGTGCTCGATTTTTTGGAAGACAAAAAGATTGACGACGAAACGATAATTTTGTTCATGTCGGACAACGGCGGTTTGGGAAATGAACACCCCGCGGGAAAAAAGGCCAATCACGACAACGCCCCTTTGAAATCGGGGAAAGGCTCTGTCAACGAAGGCGGGATACGTGAGCCCATGATGGCCTTTTGGCCTGGAGTGACACAAGCGGGAACGGTGTGCACGCAACCCATTATCATTGAAGATTTTTTTCCAACGATTCTCGAAATGGCTGGAATTAAGGAGTTCAATACGGTGCAGCAAACCGATGGCCAGAGTTTTGTACCCTTTTTGAAAAACCGAAATCAACAGACTTCACGGGAGCTTGTGTGGTATTATCCTCACAATTGGGGAGCCAATGGCCCAGGCATTGATTATTTCGCCGCTTTACGCAAGGACGATTACAAGCTGATTTGGGACATAAAAGCCCAAAAGCTCAGCTTGTTTGATTTGAGCAAGGATATTGAAGAATCGCAAGATCTGAGTGCCAAAATGCCTGAAAAGACAAGAGAACTGGCCGAAAGGATGCAGGCACTTTTGGATGAGCGAAAGGCTCCGGTTTTGCATTACAAAGTGAGCAAAAAGCCGGTGAGGGTGCCGTTTTAA
- a CDS encoding endonuclease/exonuclease/phosphatase family protein — translation MRKISLVFLFSLSLHTVFAQKTIKVLSFNILHGATTKGDFDLDHIAKVISDADPDFVAMQEVDFKTKRAKNYDLATELGWRTKMAPLFGKAMNYDGGAYGEAVLSKTSILSSHTVALPAQQGHEPRAALAVTTVLASGDTLTFIGTHLDHLRDETDRIWQVNAINEAFATHPYPAILAGDLNAQPSSKAIQILKHNWTASDLDEKPTFPSGEPKRKIDYVLYAPQQKWRVVSTKVINDPIASDHCAFLVELELL, via the coding sequence ATGCGTAAAATTTCATTAGTTTTTCTTTTCTCACTTTCTCTTCATACCGTATTTGCTCAAAAAACAATCAAAGTATTGAGCTTCAACATTCTCCATGGAGCAACCACAAAAGGCGATTTCGACCTTGATCACATTGCCAAAGTAATTTCGGACGCAGATCCCGATTTTGTGGCCATGCAAGAAGTGGATTTCAAAACAAAGCGTGCAAAAAACTACGATTTGGCAACCGAATTGGGTTGGCGAACCAAAATGGCTCCTTTGTTTGGCAAGGCCATGAATTACGATGGCGGTGCCTACGGAGAAGCCGTACTTTCAAAAACATCGATATTGAGTAGCCATACCGTGGCCTTGCCCGCACAGCAAGGACACGAACCACGTGCGGCATTGGCCGTAACTACCGTACTGGCCAGTGGCGATACCCTTACGTTTATTGGCACGCATCTCGACCATTTGCGTGACGAAACCGACCGTATTTGGCAAGTAAATGCAATCAATGAAGCTTTCGCCACCCATCCATATCCTGCAATTTTGGCTGGAGACTTGAATGCCCAACCCAGCAGCAAGGCCATTCAGATTCTTAAACACAATTGGACAGCCTCTGACCTAGACGAAAAGCCCACTTTTCCTTCGGGCGAACCCAAAAGAAAAATCGACTATGTGCTTTATGCACCGCAGCAAAAATGGCGTGTGGTTTCGACGAAAGTAATCAATGACCCAATCGCATCGGATCACTGTGCCTTTCTCGTGGAATTGGAATTGCTTTAA
- a CDS encoding VOC family protein: MKCKVNIVTLAVQNLEKARAFYENALAWKVSEASQGDIVFFNLEGIVFALYPREELAKDVGISAEGTGFSGVTLALNTQSESEVDQVLDTVKAFGAEVIKPAQKVFWGGYSGYFRDLDGHLFEVAYNPFVAFDEKHNLIM, from the coding sequence ATGAAGTGTAAAGTAAACATCGTGACATTGGCTGTGCAAAATCTCGAAAAGGCAAGAGCCTTTTATGAAAATGCCTTGGCATGGAAAGTTTCGGAAGCGAGCCAAGGCGATATTGTCTTTTTCAATCTCGAAGGCATCGTATTTGCTCTTTACCCACGAGAAGAATTGGCAAAAGATGTCGGGATTTCCGCAGAAGGCACGGGTTTTTCGGGAGTGACTTTAGCACTCAATACCCAATCGGAAAGTGAAGTAGACCAAGTGCTCGATACCGTGAAAGCCTTCGGAGCGGAAGTCATTAAACCCGCACAAAAAGTATTTTGGGGCGGATACAGCGGTTATTTCCGCGACCTTGACGGCCATCTTTTCGAAGTGGCTTACAATCCTTTTGTAGCTTTCGACGAAAAGCACAACTTAATAATGTAG
- a CDS encoding phosphonatase-like hydrolase has translation MTHIKLAVFDMAGTTVDEGNVVYKTVQKVINDKGFNISLEQVLEHGAGKEKHQAIIDVLTACTDIDNIEEIAASAFENFKPALKEAYNTLNVKTFEGVKETMDALRAQGIHVVLNTGYDRKTASSLLDKLGWEVEKDIDGLVTADDVKNGRPAPDMIVEAMALCGISDPKVVLKAGDSTIDIEEGKNAGCGLTIGVLSGAQTEAQLKVAQPDHILQSLAELPEILH, from the coding sequence ATGACCCATATAAAACTGGCGGTGTTCGATATGGCGGGCACAACCGTAGACGAAGGCAATGTAGTGTACAAAACCGTGCAAAAGGTGATCAACGACAAAGGTTTCAATATCTCCTTGGAACAAGTGCTTGAACACGGTGCGGGAAAAGAAAAGCACCAAGCGATAATCGATGTATTGACCGCCTGCACCGACATAGACAACATAGAAGAAATTGCAGCCAGTGCATTCGAAAACTTCAAACCCGCTTTGAAAGAAGCCTACAACACCTTGAATGTGAAGACTTTCGAAGGCGTAAAAGAAACCATGGATGCCCTTCGAGCTCAAGGTATTCATGTGGTATTGAACACAGGCTACGACAGAAAAACCGCCTCATCTTTATTGGATAAATTGGGTTGGGAAGTGGAAAAAGACATTGACGGACTGGTCACTGCCGACGATGTAAAAAACGGAAGGCCAGCCCCCGATATGATCGTAGAAGCCATGGCCCTATGTGGCATAAGCGACCCTAAAGTAGTATTGAAAGCCGGCGATTCGACAATCGACATCGAAGAAGGCAAAAATGCAGGGTGCGGGCTTACCATTGGCGTTTTAAGCGGTGCCCAAACCGAAGCCCAATTGAAAGTGGCCCAACCGGATCACATTCTTCAAAGCCTTGCCGAACTCCCGGAAATATTGCATTGA
- a CDS encoding TIGR03364 family FAD-dependent oxidoreductase, whose amino-acid sequence MYDLIVIGGGVLGTFHAYHAMEKGLKVALIEKDKAPQDATTRNFGQVVPSGMDSKWQAYGRESLKIYKKIQKDFDITVRNEGSVYIASNAEEMQLIEELSEINKANEYASELLDKASCLKLYPGLRSDYAVGGLFFPEEVTVEPRTMIHRLQAYLVQEKGLTLFTSKNVVACEYTGSFVKVETACQSTFEAQQVIICNGREFKTLYPSLFAESDLEVSKLQMMQTKPQDKSYKLPGSILTGLSIRRYEAFYECPSFAEIKSKEPVDSLEKKWGVHILFKQAIDGSVILGDSHEYADAKNMDDLGYDLNMDIDDFMLAKAKEIITLPNYEIAHRWFGMYSQCKSKDIFQHSIDGHIHIVTGIGGKGMTGSAGFSKEHIDQLFNI is encoded by the coding sequence ATGTACGACTTAATTGTAATCGGCGGCGGGGTTTTGGGCACTTTCCATGCCTACCACGCCATGGAAAAGGGGCTGAAAGTTGCCCTTATCGAAAAAGACAAGGCTCCACAAGATGCGACCACGCGAAACTTCGGGCAAGTGGTTCCTTCGGGCATGGACAGTAAATGGCAGGCTTATGGACGTGAGAGCCTAAAGATTTACAAGAAAATCCAAAAGGATTTTGACATCACGGTACGCAATGAAGGTTCTGTGTACATTGCTTCGAACGCCGAAGAAATGCAATTGATTGAGGAATTAAGCGAAATCAACAAAGCCAATGAATACGCCTCGGAATTGCTCGACAAGGCCAGCTGTTTGAAACTTTACCCCGGCTTGAGAAGTGACTATGCTGTCGGGGGGCTATTTTTCCCGGAAGAAGTGACCGTAGAACCACGTACGATGATCCATCGCCTTCAGGCCTATTTGGTACAAGAAAAAGGATTGACTCTTTTCACCTCGAAAAATGTGGTCGCATGTGAATATACGGGCTCTTTTGTGAAAGTCGAAACCGCGTGTCAATCTACATTCGAAGCCCAGCAAGTAATCATTTGCAACGGAAGGGAATTCAAGACACTCTACCCCTCGCTTTTTGCAGAAAGTGATTTGGAAGTTTCGAAACTGCAAATGATGCAAACCAAACCGCAGGACAAAAGCTACAAATTGCCCGGTTCTATCCTCACCGGACTTTCCATCAGGCGTTACGAAGCCTTTTACGAATGCCCTTCATTCGCCGAAATAAAAAGTAAAGAACCTGTCGATTCGCTTGAAAAAAAATGGGGTGTGCACATCCTTTTCAAGCAAGCCATTGACGGCTCGGTGATCTTAGGCGATTCGCACGAATACGCCGATGCCAAAAATATGGACGACCTTGGTTATGATCTCAATATGGACATCGACGACTTTATGCTTGCAAAAGCCAAAGAAATTATCACCCTGCCCAATTACGAAATTGCCCACCGCTGGTTTGGCATGTACTCGCAATGCAAAAGCAAAGACATCTTTCAGCACAGCATCGACGGCCACATTCATATTGTAACCGGTATTGGTGGAAAAGGCATGACGGGCAGTGCCGGATTCTCGAAAGAACACATTGATCAACTATTCAATATTTAA
- a CDS encoding SGNH/GDSL hydrolase family protein: MNALRLKWAIGLYFLVHNIWAQNIGADSTSEWKGSKRHDLQFEGRTLRVIEPREAAFGNPWLWRARFPDWHTEQDSILVAEGFHLVYVDTDNLYGSPKAMAIWNDVYDFVRSKYGLSEKPALSGVSRGGLFVYNWAKLNPKKVSCIYAEAPVCDFKSWPGGFGKGRGSKDDWEKLMKAYGFRDEAEAKGYEGQPIDGLEALAAQKVPILHTIGLHDEFVPAEENTFILVDRYLKLGGPASIVPCTQGKQELNGHHFPIESPRLVADFVKYNASHSGPLSSRPFYNLRNGLKNSYIKFEHEKKGTVAFLGGSITFNPGWRDSVMLFLEKRFPDTEFKFIAAGIPSMGSVPGAFRMERDVLSQGPIDLLFEEAAVNDATNGRSDEEQKKAMEGIVRHLRKENPSADMVLFHFVDPDKIADYNQGKVPEVIVNHEAVAEHYGLPSLNLAKEVTMRIANGEFTWEDDFKNLHPSPFGQQVYAKAMIDMLETAYLGHLDADDKRVQAKMPKALVSHPFEMGELLPIQNARLSKGWEIVDPWSPNDGKSTRPNYTDVPMLIATEPGAKLKYKFTGNAAGIAVAAGQDAGTIQYRIDKGDWQIKDLFTQWSAYLHLPWYYVLAYDLDAGEHELELKVSDRKNPHSTGHAVRIRYFFQNAAD; this comes from the coding sequence ATGAATGCATTACGCTTGAAATGGGCTATCGGCCTGTATTTTCTTGTACACAATATTTGGGCTCAAAATATTGGAGCCGACAGCACCAGTGAATGGAAAGGATCCAAACGGCACGATCTTCAATTTGAAGGACGTACGCTTAGGGTAATCGAGCCCCGAGAGGCGGCTTTTGGGAATCCTTGGCTTTGGCGGGCAAGGTTTCCGGATTGGCATACCGAACAGGACAGTATATTGGTGGCCGAAGGTTTTCATTTGGTGTATGTCGATACCGATAATCTCTACGGCAGCCCCAAGGCTATGGCGATATGGAACGACGTTTATGATTTTGTGCGATCGAAATACGGTTTGAGCGAAAAGCCAGCTTTGAGTGGAGTAAGTAGGGGCGGTTTGTTTGTCTACAATTGGGCCAAACTAAATCCTAAAAAGGTGAGTTGCATTTACGCAGAGGCTCCTGTCTGTGATTTTAAAAGCTGGCCGGGTGGTTTTGGAAAGGGTAGAGGCAGTAAAGACGATTGGGAAAAGTTGATGAAGGCTTACGGTTTTCGCGATGAGGCGGAAGCAAAGGGCTATGAAGGCCAGCCGATCGATGGCTTGGAGGCTCTTGCGGCACAGAAAGTGCCCATTTTGCATACGATAGGCTTGCATGATGAATTTGTGCCTGCGGAGGAGAATACCTTTATTCTGGTCGATCGCTACCTGAAACTGGGTGGCCCGGCCAGTATAGTGCCCTGTACACAAGGCAAGCAAGAGCTGAACGGGCATCATTTTCCGATAGAAAGCCCTCGTTTGGTGGCGGATTTTGTCAAATACAATGCTTCGCATTCAGGCCCTTTGTCTTCGCGTCCGTTTTATAATTTACGCAATGGCTTGAAGAATTCGTATATAAAATTCGAGCACGAAAAGAAAGGTACCGTAGCCTTTTTGGGTGGATCGATCACTTTCAATCCGGGGTGGCGAGACAGTGTGATGCTTTTTCTTGAAAAGCGTTTTCCGGATACAGAATTTAAATTTATTGCTGCGGGCATTCCTTCAATGGGTTCGGTGCCTGGGGCTTTTCGTATGGAAAGGGATGTGCTTTCGCAGGGGCCAATCGATTTGCTTTTCGAAGAAGCCGCAGTAAACGATGCCACAAATGGCCGTTCGGATGAGGAGCAAAAAAAGGCCATGGAAGGTATTGTGCGGCATTTACGGAAAGAGAATCCGTCGGCAGATATGGTGCTTTTTCATTTTGTAGATCCTGATAAAATTGCAGATTATAATCAGGGCAAAGTGCCCGAGGTCATTGTCAATCACGAGGCGGTAGCGGAGCATTATGGACTTCCTTCATTGAATTTGGCCAAAGAAGTGACAATGCGTATAGCCAATGGCGAGTTCACCTGGGAAGACGATTTCAAAAACTTGCACCCTTCGCCCTTTGGCCAGCAAGTGTACGCCAAAGCCATGATTGATATGTTGGAAACGGCCTATTTGGGGCACCTCGACGCCGACGACAAACGGGTGCAGGCCAAGATGCCCAAGGCTTTGGTTTCGCATCCATTCGAAATGGGCGAGCTTCTTCCTATTCAAAATGCACGACTTTCGAAGGGTTGGGAAATTGTGGATCCTTGGAGCCCAAATGATGGAAAATCGACTCGCCCCAATTATACGGATGTGCCCATGTTGATCGCCACTGAGCCTGGAGCAAAACTGAAATACAAGTTTACAGGCAATGCGGCGGGTATTGCGGTGGCCGCGGGTCAAGATGCAGGTACAATTCAATACAGGATCGATAAGGGCGATTGGCAAATAAAAGACCTTTTCACACAGTGGAGTGCCTATTTACATTTGCCTTGGTATTATGTGTTGGCTTATGATTTGGACGCGGGGGAGCATGAACTTGAGCTGAAAGTATCGGATCGCAAAAATCCGCACAGCACAGGACATGCTGTACGAATCAGGTATTTTTTCCAGAATGCCGCCGATTAA